A single genomic interval of Lathyrus oleraceus cultivar Zhongwan6 chromosome 7, CAAS_Psat_ZW6_1.0, whole genome shotgun sequence harbors:
- the LOC127100907 gene encoding cyanogenic beta-glucosidase, whose translation MRYLLFSLFLPLVSSLIINTSPQIGPLNRKDFPNGFIFGTSSSAYQYEGAATEGGRGTSIWDTFTHQYPEKIMDGNNGDVAVDSYHRFKEDAEMMKDMNLDAYRFSISWSRILPKGKLSGGINQDGIDYYNNLIDELLANGLQPFVTLFHWDLPQSLEDEYGGFLSPLIIKDFQDYAELCFKTFGDRIKHWITLNEPWSYSRYGYADGKMAPGRCSSWLSPNCTGGDSGTEPYLTAHYQLLAHAAAVNVYKTKYKNSQNGLIGITLFITWFVPLSDNKLNQKAAERATDFMFGWFMDPLTNGDYPKTMRGLVKSRLPKFTKEQSRLVNGSFDFIGINYYSSGYASDAPQLSNADASYLTDSLSQISFSRNGKSIGVNIASDWLYVYPKGLRDFLIYTKQKYNNPLIYITENGINEYDDPSLSLEESLLDIYRIDYHYRHLFYLRESIKAGVNVKGYFAWSFLDNFEWHEGYTMRFGMIFVDYKNDLKRYQKLSASWFKNFLTTDTKLYIDSI comes from the exons ATGAGATATCTCCTATTTTCTCTCTTCTTGCCTTTAGTTTCTTCATTGATAATTAACACTTCACCACAAATAGGTCCTTTGAATAGAAAAGATTTTCCCAATGGCTTCATATTTGGCACATCATCTTCTGCATATCAGTATGAAGGTGCAGCAACGGAAGGTGGAAGAGGAACAAGTATATGGGATACTTTCACTCATCAATATCCAG AAAAAATCATGGATGGAAACAACGGAGACGTTGCGGTTGATTCGTATCATCGTTTTAAAGAAGATGCTGAAATGATGAAGGATATGAACTTGGATGCTTATAGGTTTTCTATTTCTTGGTCTAGAATACTCCCAA AAGGAAAACTAAGCGGAGGAATTAATCAAGATGGAATCGATTATTATAACAACCTCATCGATGAATTGTTGGCAAACG GTTTACAACCGTTTGTGACACTTTTTCATTGGGATCTTCCTCAATCTCTAGAAGATGAATACGGAGGCTTCTTAAGCCCTCTCATCAT AAAAGACTTCCAAGATTACGCCGAACTTTGCTTCAAAACATTTGGAGATCGAATAAAACATTGGATAACATTGAACGAACCATGGAGTTACAGTCGATATGGTTACGCGGACGGCAAAATGGCACCGGGTCGATGTTCTTCATGGTTGAGTCCAAATTGCACCGGTGGCGATTCCGGAACCGAACCTTATTTAACTGCACATTATCAGCTTCTAGCTCATGCAGCAGCTGTTAATGTGTacaaaacaaaatacaaaaaTTCTCAGAATGGTTTGATTGGTATCACTTTGTTCATTACCTGGTTTGTGCCACTCTCAGATAACAAACTTAATCAAAAAGCTGCTGAAAGAGCTACAGATTTTATGTTTGGATG GTTTATGGACCCCTTAACAAATGGAGATTATCCAAAAACCATGAGAGGTTTAGTCAAATCAAGATTACCAAAGTTTACTAAAGAACAATCTAGGCTTGTCAATGGCTCATTTGATTTTATTGGCATAAATTATTACTCTTCTGGTTATGCTTCTGATGCACCTCAATTAAGCAATGCTGATGCTAGCTACCTAACAGATTCTCTTTCTCAAATTTCAT TCTCACGTAATGGAAAATCTATTGGTGTAAAT ATTGCTTCAGATTGGTTGTATGTTTATCCAAAAGGACTTCGAGATTTTCTGATATACACTAAACAAAAATACAACAACCCTTTAATTTATATAACTGAAAATG GTATAAATGAGTACGACGATCCATCGTTATCACTTGAAGAATCTCTTCTCGATATTTATAGAATTGATTATCATTATCGTCATCTCTTTTATCTTAGAGAATCGATTAA GGCCGGTGTAAATGTAAAGGGATATTTTGCATGGTCTTTCTTGGACAATTTTGAATGGCATGAGGGTTATACCATGAGATTTGGAATGATATTTGTGGATTATAAAAATGATTTAAAAAGATATCAAAAGCTTTCAGCATCTTGGTTCAAGAATTTTCTCACAACAGATACCAAACTTTACATAGATTCCATTTAA